A window of the Oncorhynchus masou masou isolate Uvic2021 chromosome 13, UVic_Omas_1.1, whole genome shotgun sequence genome harbors these coding sequences:
- the ptx3a gene encoding pentraxin-related protein PTX3, whose translation MFLWRLPQAACLVLVCVSLTLGYEDDIEVNYGDSYYNEITEGEPLEPTATPAPGPCKATDMTKWDKLFSMLENSQMRENMLLQFSDDIIKVELGSLRGEMLRFVAQYGGACGVAVETAGRRMSMQMEARLRESMEHLRQDRSTDAGNSAGNSHQEKLLQQLLTAARTQAIRLIKLENICLNNPEAKGENLQQEVASAEMLVAVVTELAKTRAVLELALKSAQQRHLPAGCETALLFPMRSPRIFSSVTPDLPLSLSSFTVCLWAKPVSVSNRTVLFSYGTKRNPYEIQLLLSGTRALFTVGGEAHLVEARGVVKGGGVWTHLCGAWSSEQGIASLWADGHRVAFTPGVAEGHMLPDGGSLQLGQERNDGGVSGGSGGSGSQMPGFEGGFDAKLAFAGKMTGVNMWDRVLTEEEISQLALQDGEGCEQRGNVVGWGLTEIVPHGGAQFIN comes from the exons ATGTTTCTGTGGCGGCTCCCCCAGGCAGCGTgcctggtgttggtgtgtgtgtcgcTGACTCTTGGGTACGAAGACGATATAGAGGTGAACTATGGTGACAGCTACTACAACGAGATCACAGAGGGAGAGCCACTGGAGC ccacaGCTACCCCAGCCCCAGGACCCTGTAAGGCTACAGACATGACTAAATGGGACAAGCTCTTTTCCATGCTGGAGAACTCTCAGATGAGGGAGAACATGCTTCTGCAGTTCTCCGATGACATCATCAAGGTGGAATTGGGGTCGCTGCGTGGAGAGATGCTAAG GTTCGTGGCTCAGTACGGAGGGGCCTGTGGCGTTGCGGTGGAGACCGCTGGGCGGAGGATGTCCATGCAGATGGAGGCTCGCCTCAGGGAGAGCATGGAGCATCTCAGACAGGATCGAAGCACTGACGCTGGGAATTCAGCTGGGAATAGCCATCAGGAAAAGCTGTTACAGCAGCTTCTAACTGCAGCGAGGACACAGGCTATCCGACTTATCAAGCTGGAAAACATCTGCCTGAATAATCCAGAGGCTAAGGGGGAAAACTTGCAGCAGGAAGTGGCATCAGCAGAGATGCTGGTTGCCGTGGTGACAGAGCTGGCGAAGACGAGGGCAGTGCTAGAACTCGCGCTCAAGTCGGCACAGCAACGACACCTGCCTGCAG GCTGTGAGACCGCTCTTCTCTTCCCTATGCGTTCCCCTCGTATCTTCTCGTCAGTGAcaccagacctccctctctccctctcttccttcaccGTGTGCCTGTGGGCCAAGCCCGTCTCCGTCTCCAACAGAACCGTGCTGTTTTCCTACGGAACCAAACGGAACCCCTATGAGATACAGCTCCTTCTTAGCGGAACAAGGGCTCTCTTCACCGTGGGAGGAGAGGCTCACCTGGTGGAGGCACGGGGAGTGGTGAAAGGAGGAGGAGTTTGGACCCACCTATGTGGGGCTTGGAGCTCTGAGCAGGGCATAGCGTCACTATGGGCCGATGGACACAGAGTGGCATTCACACCCGGGGTGGCCGAGGGCCACATGTTACCGGATGGAGGCTCACTCCAGCTGGGGCAGGAGAGGAACGACGGTGGGGTCTCTGGAGGGTCAGGTGGCAGTGGGAGTCAGATGCCTGGGTTTGAGGGAGGTTTCGATGCCAAGTTGGCATTCGCTGGGAAGATGACAGGGGTGAACATGTGGGACCGTGTGCTGACGGAGGAGGAGATATCCCAGCTGGCTTTGCAAGACGGTGAGGGGTGTGAGCAGAGGGGGAATGTAGTTGGGTGGGGCTTGACGGAGATTGTGCCTCACGGGGGTGCTCAGTTCATCAACTAA